TGACGCATCCGACGCTGTCCGCGATGAGTCATGACGTGCACGGGTTCGGGGCGGAGGTGGCGCGGACCCTGTTCGGGGTGATCATGGGGGACGGGGCCGGATCGCATCCGGTGCCCACCCCGGTGCTGACCCCGAGAGGGTCCACGGCGCCGCCTCGGTGAGCACCGTTCAGGTGTGACCTTCGCCGCTCCACCCTCCAGGACTGTGCAGCTACGTTACTCATAAGTAGCATGAGCCTGAGCGCGCGCTCAGCGCTTGCGTGCCGCAGCAGTGCAGATCCCGCACCTCTGGAGGAGAGCCATCGTGCCTCGTACCGTCAGGGACGTCGTCTTCGTCGACGGCGTCCGCACCCCGTTCGGCAAGGCGGGCCCGAAGGGCATCTACCACGAGACCCGCGCCGACGACCTCGTCGTGAAGGCGATCCGGGAGCTGCTGCGCCGCAACCCCGGTCTCGACGCGAAGCAGATCGACGAGGTCGCCATCGCCGCGACCACGCAGATCGGCGACCAGGGCCTGACCATCGGCCGTACGGCCGGCATCCTCGCCGGTCTGCCCCAGTCGGTGCCCGGCTACTCGATCGACCGTATGTGCGCCGGCGCCCTGACCGCCGTCACCTCGGTCGCCGGTTCGGTCGCCTTCGGTGCGTACGACATCGCCATCGCCGGTGGTGTCGAGCACATGGGCCGCCACCCCATGGGCGAGGGCGTGGACCCCAACCCGCGCTTCGTCAGCGAGAAGCTGGTCGACGAGTCCGCCCTGTTCATGGGCATGACGGCGGAGAACCTGCACGACCGCTACCCGCACATCACCAAGCTGCGCGCCGACGAGTACGCCGTGCGCTCGCAGGAGAAGGCCGCAAAGGCGTACGCCAACGGCAAGATCCAGGCCGACCTGGTCCCGATCTCCGTGCGCCGCACCAACCCCGAGGCCGGCGAGACGGGCTGGGGCCTGGTCACCGCCGACGAGCCGATGCGCCCGGGCACCACGCTGGAGAACCTCTCCGGTCTGAAGACCCCGTTCCGCGTCCACGGCCGGGTCACCGCCGGTAACGCCGCCGGTCTGAACGACGGCGCCACCGCCTCCCTCATCGCCTCCGAGGACTTCGCCCGCGAGAACAACCTCCCGGTGAAGATGCGCCTGGTCTCCTACGCCTTCGCGGGCGTCGAGCCGGAGGTCATGGGCTACGGCCCGATCCCGGCCACGGAGAAGGCCCTCGCCAAGGCGGGCCTCGACATCTCCGAGATCGGTCTGTTCGAGGTCAACGAGGCCTTCGCCGTCCAGGTCCTGGCCTTCCTCGACCACTACGGCATCGCGGACGACGACGAGCGCGTCAACCAGTACGGCGGCGCCATCGCCTTCGGCCACCCGCTCGCCTCCTCCGGCGTCCGTCTGATGACGCAGCTGGCCCGCCAGTTCGAGGAGCAGCCGCACGTCCGCTACGGCCTGACCACCATGTGCGTCGGCTTCGGCATGGGCGCGACGGTCATCTGGGAGAACCCGAACTTCGACGGAGGCAGCAAGTGAGCACCACCGCTGAGCTTTTGAAGGGTGCGGCCGAGCTGTTCCCCGACGAGGTCGTGACGTCGGCGCACGTGCGCCACCTCGACCTGCCGTTCGGCGCCGGGCGCTTCGCGCTCATCACGCTGGACAACGGCTTCGACCACACCAAGCCGACCACCTTCGGCCCGGCCTCGCTGGCGAACCTCAACACCGCCATCGACCAGGTCGAGAAGGAGGCCGCGGACGGCGACATCGTCGGCGTCGGCATCACCGGCAAGCCGTTCATCTTCGCCGTCGGCGCCGACCTCAAGGGCGTCGAGCTGCTGAAGGAGCACAAGGACGCGCTGGCCATCGGCAAGGGCGGCCACGAGGTCTTCAAGCGGCTGTCGGGCCTGGCCGTGCCGACCTTCGCGTACTACAACGGTGCCGCGATGGGCGGTGGCGTCGAGGTCGGTCTGCACTGCGAGTACCGGACCGTCAGCAAGGCCCTCCCGGCCTTCTCGCTGCCCGAGGTGTTCCTCGGTCTGGTCCCCGGCTGGGGCGGCTGCACGATCCTGCCGAACCTGATCGGCGCCGACAGGGCCGTCCAGGTGATCATCGAGAACAGCCTCAACCAGAACAAGCAGCTCAAGGGCCAGCAGGTCTTCGACCTGGGCATCGCCGACGCCATCTTCGAGGGCGCCGACTTCCTGGAGCAGTCGCTGATCTGGACCGCGAACGTCCTCAAGGGCGACGTCGAGGTCGAGCGTCCGGTGATCGACCGCGGTGAGGGCTGGGACCAGGCCGTCGCCAAGGGCCGCTTCGTCGCGGACTCGAAGGTGCACGGCGCCGCTCCGGCCGCCTACCGCGCCCTCGACATCATCGCCGCCGCCAAGAACGGCGACCTCCAGCAGGGCTACGACGCCGAGGACAAGGCGCTCGCCGACCTGATCATGGGTGGCGAACTGCGGTCCGGCATCTACGCCTTCAACCTGGTGCAGAAGCGCGGCAAGCGCCCCGCCGGCGCGCCGGACAAGAACCTGGCCCGCCCGGTCACCAAGGTCGGTGTCGTCGGCGCCGGTCTGATGGCCTCCCAGCTCGCGCTGCTCTTCCTGCGCCGCCTGGAGGTCCCGGTCGTCCTCACGGACATCGACCAGGAGCGCGTCGACAAGGGTGTGGGCTACGTCCACGCCGAGATCGACAAGCTGCTCGGCAAGGGCCGTATCAACCAGGACAAGGCCAACCGCCTCAAGGCGCTGGTGACCGGTGTCCTGGACAAGGCCGAGGGCTTCGCGGACGCGGACTTCATCATCGAGGCCGTGTTCGAGGAGATCGGCGTCAAGCAGCAGGTGTTCGCCGAGGTCGAGGCGGTCGCCCCGGCGCACGCCGTCTTCGCCACCAACACCTCGTCCCTCTCGGTCTCCGAGATGGCGTCGAAGCTGAAGAACCCCGAGCGGGTCGTCGGCTTCCACTTCTTCAACCCGGTCGCGATCCTGCCGCTGCTGGAGATCGTCCGCGGCGAGCAGACCGACGACGCCTCGCTGGCCACGGCCTTCGCCGTCGCCAAGAAGCTGAAGAAGACCGGGGTCCTCACCAAGGACGCCCCGGCGTTCGTCGTGAACCGCATCCTCACCCGCTTCATGGGCGAGATCCAGAACGTCATCGACGAGGGCACCCCGGTCGAGGTCGCGGAGAAGGCGGTGGAGCCCCTGGGCCTGCCGATGTCTCCTCTCGTCCTCCTGGAGCTGGTCGGTCCCGCGATCGGTCTGCACGTCTCGGAGACCCTCAACCGGGCCTTCCCGGACCGCTTCACGGTCTCCCCGAACCTCGCGGCCGTCGTCAAGGCGGGCAAGCGCGGCTTCTACGTCTACGACTCCGGCAAGCCGGAGCTGGACCCCGAGGTCGCCGCGCTGCTGAAGCAGGGCGACTCCGTCCTGACCGAGGAGCAGGTCCGCGACCGGGTCCTCGACGCCGTCGCCCAGGAGATCGGGCTCATGCTCGACGAGGGTGTCGTCGCCGAGGCCCAGGACATCGACCTCTGCCTGATCACGGGCGCCGGCTGGCCCTTCCACCTGGGCGGCATCACGCCGTACCTGGACCGCGAGGGTGTCTCCGAGCGCGTGAACGGCAAGAAGTTCCTGGCGCCGGGCGTGGCGTCGGTTCCGGCGTAACACGACTCCTACGCGAGTGAGGCCCCTGCTCCGGCAGGGGCCCTTTCGTGTCCGGGACTCTTCGTGCCGCGCGGCGGGCGGTCAGACCTCCCGCCACGCCTCCAGGGCCAGCCCCGGCTCGTCCTTGCGGCGGGTGATGAGGAGTTGGTCGGTCGACGGTGACAGCGTTGCCGCCACGACCCGGCCGTCCTCGTCCACCGCCATCGCCACCACCGCGTCCGCCGGGAGCTGCGGGCCCGACTCGGTCCACCACGCGCCCGCCGACTCCTGCTCCGTCGGGTACGCGGCGAAGGCGACGCAGCCGCTCGTCGAGCGCTGGGCGAGCAACGTGCAGTCGTGGCCGTCGAGTTCGCAGCGGATCGCGGTCACCGGGCCGGGGCCCGCGGACGTCAGGAGGGTCACCGGCTTGGTGCCGGGGCGCCAGACGCACAGGTCGCCGGAGTCGTCGGCGTAGAAGAGGGTCGTGTGCTCCGCGGAGGTCGCCAGGGCGTGCAGGGTGCCCGCCCGCACCGGTGTCTCCATCGCCTCCTCCAGGACCGGGACGCTGCCCGGCTTCTCCTGCCGCCAGTGCAGCAGGGCGCCGGGGACGGCCGCGTACAGCTCGACCCGTCCCGACTCCCCCGTCACCGCGGCCAGCCGGTCGTCGACCTCGGCGCCCTTCAGGTCACGCCACGGGCCCCAGCCGCCGACCTCCTTCTGGCCGCGCATGCTGACGCCGCCCTCCCGGTTGCGCACGAAGACATGCGCCCGCCCCTGCGCGTCCACCGTGACGGCGGGCGTGCCGGTGCGGTCGCCCGCCTTGTCCGGGTGGCCGATGGACGTCCAGTCCAGCGGGGCCAGACGGGGCCGGAAGTGCGTGGAGTGCACCAGGCCCGCCTCGCCCTCCTTGGTGGGCCGCCAGGCGGCCAGATGGGCGTAGGCGTCGGCGCCCTGGCCGACCGCGGGGCCGGGGCGCAGCTTCTGGTCGCCGCCGACCTTGCGCGGGGGTTCCCAGGGGCCGCCGGGACCGAGTTCCGCCCGGCACAGGACGGCGTCCTCGGTCGGCAGATAGACGCTGAGGCGGCCGTCACGGCCGCGGATGAGCCA
The DNA window shown above is from Streptomyces chartreusis and carries:
- a CDS encoding thiolase family protein, whose translation is MPRTVRDVVFVDGVRTPFGKAGPKGIYHETRADDLVVKAIRELLRRNPGLDAKQIDEVAIAATTQIGDQGLTIGRTAGILAGLPQSVPGYSIDRMCAGALTAVTSVAGSVAFGAYDIAIAGGVEHMGRHPMGEGVDPNPRFVSEKLVDESALFMGMTAENLHDRYPHITKLRADEYAVRSQEKAAKAYANGKIQADLVPISVRRTNPEAGETGWGLVTADEPMRPGTTLENLSGLKTPFRVHGRVTAGNAAGLNDGATASLIASEDFARENNLPVKMRLVSYAFAGVEPEVMGYGPIPATEKALAKAGLDISEIGLFEVNEAFAVQVLAFLDHYGIADDDERVNQYGGAIAFGHPLASSGVRLMTQLARQFEEQPHVRYGLTTMCVGFGMGATVIWENPNFDGGSK
- a CDS encoding 3-hydroxyacyl-CoA dehydrogenase NAD-binding domain-containing protein gives rise to the protein MSTTAELLKGAAELFPDEVVTSAHVRHLDLPFGAGRFALITLDNGFDHTKPTTFGPASLANLNTAIDQVEKEAADGDIVGVGITGKPFIFAVGADLKGVELLKEHKDALAIGKGGHEVFKRLSGLAVPTFAYYNGAAMGGGVEVGLHCEYRTVSKALPAFSLPEVFLGLVPGWGGCTILPNLIGADRAVQVIIENSLNQNKQLKGQQVFDLGIADAIFEGADFLEQSLIWTANVLKGDVEVERPVIDRGEGWDQAVAKGRFVADSKVHGAAPAAYRALDIIAAAKNGDLQQGYDAEDKALADLIMGGELRSGIYAFNLVQKRGKRPAGAPDKNLARPVTKVGVVGAGLMASQLALLFLRRLEVPVVLTDIDQERVDKGVGYVHAEIDKLLGKGRINQDKANRLKALVTGVLDKAEGFADADFIIEAVFEEIGVKQQVFAEVEAVAPAHAVFATNTSSLSVSEMASKLKNPERVVGFHFFNPVAILPLLEIVRGEQTDDASLATAFAVAKKLKKTGVLTKDAPAFVVNRILTRFMGEIQNVIDEGTPVEVAEKAVEPLGLPMSPLVLLELVGPAIGLHVSETLNRAFPDRFTVSPNLAAVVKAGKRGFYVYDSGKPELDPEVAALLKQGDSVLTEEQVRDRVLDAVAQEIGLMLDEGVVAEAQDIDLCLITGAGWPFHLGGITPYLDREGVSERVNGKKFLAPGVASVPA